A stretch of Cryptococcus decagattii chromosome 7, complete sequence DNA encodes these proteins:
- a CDS encoding mitochondrial inner membrane protease ATP23 has product MSDKPTSSPTEPAEQSAAFEKWRSGLAQFTGLGLSESEKAERQRLKAQGKLERDWDKCEGWKRQLVNYSPMITFLLNHLKLAGCAFSSSALQCHPCPENRAGGFSPDHGILLCQDRFFNKKHMEDTLAHELIHAFDHCRFKVDWGNLRHHACSEIRAANLSGDCRFTREVKRGFYAFNKQHQACVKRRAILSVLANPACTSPEMAEKAVNEVWESCFTDTRPFDEIY; this is encoded by the exons ATGTCTGACAAACCAACGTCTTCCCCGACAGAACCCGCCGAGCAATCTGCCGCTTTTGAAAAATGGCGTTCCGGTCTTGCCCAATTCACCGGTCTTGGTCTTTCTGAATCCGAAAAGGCAGAGAGGCAGAGATTAAAAGCCCAAGGGAAATTAGAAAGGGATTGGGACAAGTGTGAAGGGTGGAAACGACAACTCGTAAACTATA GCCCGATGATCACTTTCTTACTAAACCACCTCAAACTCGCCGGCTGcgccttttcttcctcggccCTGCAATGCCATCCATGTCCCGAAAACCGTGCGGGCGGGTTCTCACCCGACCACGGCATCTTACTATGTCAAGATCGATTTTTCAATAAGAAACATATGGAGGATACCTTGGCGCACGAGTTGATTCATGCGTTTGACCATTGTCGGTTTAAAGTGGATTGGGGGAATTTGAGGCATCATGCGTGTAGTGAA ATTAGAGCGGCCAATTTATCTGGAGATTGTAGGTTTACAAGGGAAGTGAAACGAGGATTTTATGCTTTCAACAAACAGCATCAA GCATGTGTGAAGCGCCGCGCGATATTATCAGTATTGGCCAACCCGGCTTGCACATCTCCCGAAATGGCAGAAAAGGCGGTTAACGAGGTTTGGGAGAGCTGCTTTACAGATACAAGACCGTTTGATGAAATATATTAG
- a CDS encoding pH-response regulator protein palC, whose protein sequence is MPPYLYPLPTTSLITFSAILTDPSSSYTTILSEATAARTKLHLTLKGIADNEPGASALAVLDAVQIYLPYLKGIIACLDADELLFKSEPTFQWRAPLTHFGLSSPLLPLLSIHSEHLMVTLTYTLALSNYAHSILSSLPAFEIPAGSKSMPHMSSEDEKRTTAGLARAVDLLCQASGVAEWAAENVCLQVESLKSVSSGRLGKGKWPAESSRETFRALSMILLADAHLTAIRKFLLPVLTYTLFAPPGPPLPPNHPSAPLQAKLYLHVHQLYSSARALLSAHQQSANNALNNSSRKLFRSNSDKEDVEPEAVEGEITPELKRYLAKEAQLALALAHKWLGIDAGENGKGTKVGEALAWVKDAQDRLEDLEDSKMRTKLKGLSLGKSRERKREERKVRMGRVERELEVVKAWVKAYQMMNDTVAFQPVPPVSSLVTPAGRPIFGAKAFIPPPSKFAPRRIGLLNEESDNDSRELGEIEDTSYAGKGNYY, encoded by the exons ATGCCCCCCTATCTATATCCCCTCCCAACAACATCTCTGATCACATTCTCCGCCATCCTCACCGATCCCTCTTCGTCCTACACCACGATCCTCTCAGAAGCAACCGCAGCAAGGACAAAGCTGCACTTGACGTTGAAGGGCATTGCTGATAACGAACCTGGAGCGAGTGCTCTTGCGGTTCTAGAC GCCGTGCAGATATACTTGCCTTACTTGAAAGGTATCATTGCATGTCTTGATGCCGATGAATTGCTCTTCAAAAGCGAACCGA CATTCCAATGGAGGGCTCCTCTTACCCACTTCGGCCTCTCCTCGCCCTTACTTCCACTCCTTTCGATCCATAGCGAACATCTTATGGTCACCCTTACATACACTCTAGCACTATCCAACTACGCCCATTCCATTCTCTCCTCATTACCTGCATTTGAGATACCCGCTGGGTCAAAGAGTATGCCTCACATGTCTtcagaagatgagaagCGGACTACAGCCGGCTTAGCAAGAGCAGTAGACCTGCTTTGCCAAGCGAGCGGTGTTGCAGAGTGGGCGGCAGAGAATGTCTGTCTGCAAGTGGAGTCCTTGAAGAGTGTAAGCAGTGGACGACTTGGAAAGGGCAAATGGCCTGCCGAAAGTAGCAGAGAGACGTTCAGAGCTTTATCCAT GATCCTACTCGCGGATGCCCATCTTACAGCCATCCGTAAATTTCTTCTCCCTGTTCTCACTTATACTCTATTTGCTCCTCCGGGCCCACCATTACCCCCCAACCATCCTTCTGCTCCGTTACAAGCCAAACTTTATCTTCACGTGCATCAGCTGTACTCATCCGCTCGTGCCCTGCTTTCAGCCCACCAGCAGTCAGCAAATAATGCACTCAACAATTCATCAAGAAAGTTATTCAGATCAAACAGTGACAAGGAGGACGTCGAACCTGAAGCTGTAGAAGGAGAGATCACACCAGAACTGAAAAGGTACCTCGCCAAGGAAGCACAGTTGGCTTTAGCCCTGGCGCACAAGTGGTTAGGCATCGATGCAGGTGAGAACGGGAAGGGCACAAAAGTTGGGGAAGCCCTTGCATGGGTTAAAGATGCCCAGGATAGATTGGAAGATCTAGAAGATAGTAAGATGAGAACAAAATTGAAAGGCTTATCCCTTGGGAAATCCAGGGAACGGAaaagggaggagaggaaagtgaggatgggaagggtggaaagggaaCTCGAGGTTGTCAAGGCGTGGGTGAAGGCTTATCAAATGATGAATGACACT GTTGCTTTCCAACCAGTACCGCCCGTATCGTCGTTGGTTACCCCAGCAGGCAGACCAATTTTTGGCGCCAAAGCGTTCATTCCCCCTCCCAGCAAATTCGCGCCCCGTCGCATTGGCCTTCTAAATGAAGAGTCAGACAACGATTCGCGTGAGCTTGGTGAAATAGAAGACACAAGCTATGCCGGCAAGGGCAACTACTATTGA
- a CDS encoding ribonucleoside-diphosphate reductase large chain: MVMWIYKRDGRKEPVAFDKVTARINKLSYGLDPNFVEPAEITQKVVQGIHAGITTVELDNLAAETAAYLTTKHPDYAILAARIAISNLHKETKKVFSAVVHDLHAWVNPKTGKHAPMIDDEVYKVVMDNKDILDSAIIYDRDFAYNYFGFKTLERSYLLRINGKIVERPQHMIMRVAVGIHGANIDKVIETYNLMSERYFTHASPTLFNAGTPRPQMSSCFLVAMKDDSIDGIYDTLKTCAQISKTAGGIGLHIHNIRAKGSYIAGTNGYSNGIIPMLRAYDATARYVDQGGNKRPGAFAIYLEPWHADVFDFIDLRKNHGKEEVRARDLFYALWIPDLFMKRVESDGDWTLMCPAECPGLADVYGEEFEKLYESYERQGKGRKTIKAQKLWFAILEAQTETGVPYICYKDAANSKSNQKHLGTIKSSNLCTEIMEYSSPDEVAVCNLASLALPAFVDLERRVYDFKKLHEITKVVTKNLDTVITRNYYPVPEARNSNMRHRPVGLGVQGLADAFMALRMPFDSLEARELNIQIFETIYHAALEASCELAEEQGTYESYEGSPLSKELKAKIAQHGVRNSLLVAPMPTASTSQILGWNECFEPYTSMLYARRVLSGDFQVVCPWLLRDLINLDLWDDNMKQLIIAAGGSIQSIPNIPDDLKKIYRTVWEISQKAVIDLAADRGAFIDQSQSLNIHLSNPSFPQLTSMHFYGWKRGLKTGCYYLRTRPSANAIQFTVDASTLKTAKNLSSSAKPSPTPSPAPGAGRATADSLVQPMRKVTIATTASHHPPQPNEASGSRSRDRSPQPSEEEEITYEEAKRRAEERAEAALQCSIENKDACLMCSG, from the exons ATGGTGATGTGGATTTACAAGCGCGATGGGCGCAAGGAGCCTG TGGCTTTTGACAAG GTTACTGCACGA ATCAACAAACTTTCATACGGTCTTGATCCCAACTTCGTCGAGCCCGCTGAGATCACCCAAAAGGTCGTTCAAGGTATCCATGCTGGTATTACCACTGTTGAGCTTGAC AATCTCGCAGCTGAGACTGCCGCTTACCTTACCACCAAGCATCCTGATTATGCTATTCTTGCCGCTCGAATCGCCATCTCCAACCTTCACAAGGAGACCAAGAAGGTTTTCTCTGCCGTCGTGCATGATCTCCATGCATGGGTTAACCCCAAAACCGGCAAACATGCTCCCATGATTGATGATGAGGTTTACAAGGTTGTCATGGACAACAAAGATATCCTTGACTCCGCCATTATCTATGACAGAGACTTTGCCTACAACTACTTTGGTTTCAAGACTCTTGAGAGATCATACCTTCTCAGGATCAATGGCAAGATTGTCGAGCGCCCTCAGCACATGATCATGCGAGTCGCCGTTGGTATCCACGGTGCCAACATTGACAAAGTGATCGAGACCTACAACCTCATGTCTGAAAGATATTTCACCCATGCTTCCCCTACT CTTTTCAATGCCGGTACTCCCCGCCCCCAGATGTCATCATGCTTCCTCGTAGCCATGAAGGATGATTCCATTGATGGTATTTACGATACCCTCAAGACCTGTGCTCAGATCTCCAAGACGGCCGGTGGTATTGGTCTTCACATTCACAATATCCGTGCGAAGGGCTCCTACATTGCCGGCACCAACGGTTACTCGAACGGTATCATTCCTATGCTCCGAGCTTATGACGCCACTGCTCGATACGTTGACCAAGGTGGTAACAAGCGTCCTGGGGCCTTCGCCATTTATCTTGAGCCCTGGCACGCTGATGTATTTGATTTCATTGACTTAAGGAAGAACCATGGTAAGGAGGAAGTACGAGCTCGTGATCTTTTCTACGCCCTCTGGATCCCCGATCTTTTCATGAAGCGTGTCGAATCCGATGGGGACTGGACGCTTATGTGTCCCGCCGAGTGTCCTGGGCTTGCCGACGTATACGGAGAAGAATTTGAGAAGCTTTACGAGAGTTATGAGAGGCAGGGTAAGGGGAGAAAAACTATCAAAGCCCAGAAGCTTTGGTTTGCTATCCTCGAGGCTCAGACAGAGACTGGTGTCCCTTACATCTGTTATAAGGATGCCGCCAACTCCAAGTCCAACCAAAAGCACCTTGGTACCATTAAGTCCAGTAATCTCTGTACTGAAATTATGGAGTATTCTTCTCCCGATGAGGTTGCCGTCTGTAACCTAGcttctcttgctcttcctgcCTTCGTGGATCTTGAACGTCGCGTCTATGACTTCAAGAAGCTGCATGAGATTACCAAGGTTGTTACCAAGAACCTTGACACTGTCATTACCCGTAACTACTATCCAGTGCCTGAGGCCCGCAACTCCAACATGCGCCATCGACCTGTTGGCCTTGGTGTGCAAGGTCTCGCCGACGCTTTCATGGCCCTTCGCATGCCGTTCGACTCCCTTGAGGCCAGGGAGCTCAATATTCAGATCTTCGAGACCATCTATCACGCGGCGCTCGAGGCTTCATGCGAACTTGCTGAGGAGCAGGGTACCTATGAGTCTTACGAAGGTTCTCCCCTTTCTAAAG AGTTGAAGGCCAAGATCGCACAGCACGGTGTGAGGAACTCTTTGCTCGTCGCCCCTATGCCTACTGCCTCAACTTCCCAAATTTTGGGTTGGAACGAATG CTTTGAACCTTATACCTCCATGCTTTACGCTCGACGAGTACTTTCTGGCGATTTCCAAGTGGTCTGCCCTTGGTTGTTGCGAGACCTTATCAACCTTGATCTTTGGGACGATAACATGAAGCAACTTATCATTGCCGCCGGCGGTTCCATTCAGTCCATCCCCAACATCCCTGATGATCTCAAAAAGATTTATCGAACTGTCTGGGAGATTTCGCAGAAGGCTGTCATCGACCTTGCAGCTGATCGAGGAGCTTTCATTGACCAGTCCCAGTCCCTTaacatccatctctccaaCCCCTCTTTCCCTCAGCTCACTTCCATGCACTTCTATGGATGGAAGCGAGGTCTCAAGACAGGTTGCTATTACCTTCGAACCCGACCTTCCGCCAATGCCATCCAGTTTACTGTTGATGCTTCCACTCTCAAGACTGCGAAGAACCTCAGCTCCAGTGCGAAACCCTCTCCTAccccttctcctgctcCCGGCGCTGGTCGTGCCACTGCAGACAGTCTCGTACAACCCATGAGGAAGGTCACTATTGCCACCACTGCTTCCCATCACCCCCCTCAGCCTAATGAAGCAAGTGGCTCAAGGTCCCGTGACAGGAGCCCTCAGCCTagcgaggaagaggagatcACCTACGAAGAGGCAAAGAGGCGTGCTGAAGAGAGGGCCGAAGCGGCGTTGCAATGTAGCATTGAGAACAAGGACGCCTGTCTCATGTGCTCTGGATAG
- a CDS encoding adenylylsulfate kinase has protein sequence MATNITFHPGAVTQDERNTLLGQKGCTVWLTGLSASGKSTIATALEQHLLHKKLHAYRLDGDNIRFGLNKDLGFDQASRVENIRRIGQVSLLFALSSTISLTAFISPYISDRQLARELHEKHSPAIPFIEVFIDAPLSVVEQRDPKGLYKKARAGEIKDFTGISAPYEAPANPEIHIRTDEVDVTGAVEIITKYLVDNGLIPA, from the exons atgGCTACCAACATCACCTTCCACCCCG GAGCTGTTACACAGGACGAACGAAACACCCTTCTCGGCCAAAAGGGCTGTACCGTCTGGCTCACCGGTTTAAGCGCTTCCGGCAAG TCTACCATTGCGACTGCCCTCGAACAGCACTTGCTGCACAAGAAGCTTCACGCTTACAGGTTGGACGGTGATAACATTCGATTCGGTCTCAACAAG GACCTTGGCTTTGATCAAGCTTCCCGTGTCGAAAACATTCGACGAATCGGCCAAGtttccctcctctttgCGCTCTCATCCACCATCTCCCTCACCGCCTTCATCTCCCCATACATCTCTGACCGACAACTCGCCCGAGAGTTGCACGAAAAACACTCGCCCGCCATCCCTTTTATCGAAGTCTTCATCGACGCTCCTCTTTCCGTCGTCGAGCAGAGAGACCCCAAGGGCTTGTACAAAAAGGCTAGAGCCGGTGAGATCAAGGACTTTACAGGTATCTCTGCCCCTTACGAGGCTCCCGCCAACCCCGAGATCCATATCAGGACCGACGAGGTTGACGTAACCGGTGCCGTCGAGATCATTACCAAGTACCTCGTCGACAATGGTCTTATCCCTGCTTAA
- a CDS encoding eukaryotic translation initiation factor 3 subunit A: MPPIYVKPENALKRSEELLALGTPQSQQQAFDNLVEVFQSKRFKQTPINVLEPIVAKFIDLCVALNRKAHAKSGLLVFKSAAQTTNIGAIERVLNHFIAEAETRLAAAVEQAKKEVAALPDVPVVDDDLPLQPASLMLDCFVDSAGDRERIERRLIAPAQKFCWDAYDICLDIAKSNDRLEIIYQSIAHRAFNFCKIHQRKADFRRLCEQRLRKDLANAAKYSHQQHAINLSDPETLGRFLDTRFLQLETAVELELWQEAFRSVEDVHGLIAGRKGIKPSMMANYYEKLTEIFKAEGGKQTAVFHAAAWARYFQHAERAGTVNDKASGCVLLSALAVPLGEVEVKQRLVALLNLPKTPTREALVQDAAAKHLKRVPADIRQIYKILEVDFEPTTASKVLAPLITSLSPEYQPYLPALRDVVLSRLLQALAQVYDSVTLSHILDLVKPLDNTPWATDMSSLEKFLVTACRRGDIRASVDHVAQTITFVSAPPDANGLQTLAVCLYNTIQYLNPSRLAPVSRSDAFAAAIAQAEEERKAASHKRQIVIRRRELLEEAKLRREKEASTALAERLKLKAEEDARRAKEEAKQAEIDRVRKQIHETKQAEAMQLAASLAAQGALKVDISNIEDLDSSKLVAMQVEQLAKEKKELSERLRIVGKRVDHLERAMRKEERPLLAQDYERQKAEDRAAHDRANQIAREQAIEQQRAAKELKQRLGRMLEDYEAVKERVESQMQEELKAAKEEAKRKIEEEKAQLREKIIRRKREEKERKLEEAREAEERKQREEEEAAQKAEEEARAAAAREAEAAAAEQRRAEREAQRQSDLERIRAQQEREEEALRRRQAEKAASGGAYRPPARAGATPPAASPAPSSGGPSWLARRKAMEAQTGGAPVAGSPKPVPSDSAAASAPASNGPESIAGEPEKPALTGSVWRRGMGARRGMPSTRGGA; the protein is encoded by the exons ATGCCCCCTATCTACGTCAAGCCAGAGAACGCCCTCAAG CGCTCAGAGGAGCTCCTCGCCCTCGGCACACCCCAATCTCAGCAGCAAGCCTTTGACAACCTCGTCGAAGTTTTCCAATC AAAACGGTTCAAGCAGACTCCCATCAACGTCCTTGAGCCTATCGTCGCCAAGTTTATTGATCTCTGTGTCGCTCTCAACCGCAAGGCTCATGCCAAATCCGGTCTTCTTGTTTTCAAGTCTGCTGCTCAGACCACCAATATCGGTGCCATCGAGAGGGTATTGAACCACTTTATTGCTGAGGCTGAGACTCGTCTTGCTGCTGCCGTTGAGCAAGCCAAGAAGGAGGTTGCTGCTTTACCCGATGTTCCCGTTGTCGACGACGATCTGCCCCTTCAACCGGCTTCTCTTATGCTTGACTGCTTTGTTGACAGTGCTGGAGACAGAGAAAGGATTGAGCGAAGATTGATTGCCCCCGCGCAAAAGTTCTGCTGGGATGCTTACGACATTTGTCTCGATATCGCCAAGAGCAACGACAGACTCGAGATCATCTACCAATCTATCGCCCACCGTGCGTTCAACTTCTGCAAGATTCACCAGCGCAAGGCCGACTTCCGTCGTTTGTGTGAGCAGCGACTGCGAAAGGATCTTGCCAACGCTGCCAAGTACAGCCACCAGCAACACGCCATCAACCTTTCCGACCCCGAGACTCTCGGCCGCTTCCTTGACACCCGTTTCCTTCAGCTTGAAACTGCTGTTGAGCTCGAGCTTTGGCAGGAGGCTTTCCGTTCCGTTGAGGATGTCCACGGTTTGATTGCAGGCAGGAAGGGTATCAAACCTTCCATGATGGCTAACTACTATGAAAAGTTGACTGAGATCTTCAAGGCCGAGGGCGGTAAGCAGACTGCTGTCTTCCACGCTGCTGCTTGGGCTAGGTACTTCCAGCATGCTGAGAGAGCTGGTACTGTCAATGACAAGGCTTCTGGCTGTGTCTTGCTTTCTGCCCTTGCCGTTCCTCTTGGTGAAGTGGAGGTTAAGCAGAGGCTCGTTGCCCTGCTCAATCTCCCGAAGACACCTACTCGTGAAGCTCTTGTTCAAGATGCTGCTGCCAAGCACCTCAAGCGCGTGCCCGCCGATATCCGACAGATTTACAAGATCCTTGAAGTCGACTTTGAACCTACCACCGCTTCCAAGGTTCTTGCTCCTCTCATTACTAGCCTCTCTCCCGAGTATCAACCTTACCTCCCTGCTCTTCGCGATGTCGTTCtctctcgtctgctccaAGCTCTCGCTCAAGTGTACGACTCTGTCACCCTTTCCCACATCCTTGACCTCGTCAAGCCCCTCGATAATACCCCCTGGGCCACCGACATGTCTTCCCTTGAAAAGTTCCTCGTCACCGCTTGCCGACGAGGTGACATTCGTGCATCCGTTGACCACGTTGCGCAGACCATCACCTTTGTTTCTGCTCCTCCTGACGCCAACGGCCTTCAGACCCTTGCCGTCTGTCTCTACAACACTATCCAGTACCTCAACCCCTCTCGTCTCGCTCCCGTTTCTCGATCCGATGCTTTCGCCGCTGCCATCGCTCAGGCCGAGGAAGAGCGCAAGGCTGCTAGCCACAAGCGACAGATCGTCATTCGACGGCGTGAGCTTTTGGAGGAAGCCAAGCTTCGTcgagagaaggaggctTCTACTGCCCTCGCTGAGCGTCTCAAGCTCAAGGCCGAAGAGGATGCTCGTCGAGCTAAGGAGGAGGCCAAACAGGCTGAGATTGACCGAGTTCGCAAGCAGATCCACGAGACTAAGCAGGCTGAGGCCATGCAGCTCGCTGCTTCCCTTGCTGCTCAAGGTGCCCTCAAGGTCGATATCTCCAACATTGAAGACCTTGACTCTTCCAAGCTTGTTGCCATGCAGGTTGAGCAGCTTGccaaagagaagaaggagctTTCTGAGAGGTTGCGTATCGTCGGCAAGAGGGTTGACCACCTCGAGCGTgcgatgaggaaggaggagagacCGTTGTTGGCCCAGGACTATGAACGTCAGAAGGCCGAGGACCGAGCGGCTCACGATAGGGCTAACCAGATTGCTCGAGAGCAGGCCATTGAGCAGCAGAGGGCTGCCAAGGAGTTGAAGCAGAGATTGGGTAGGATGTTGGAGGACTACGAGGCTGTCAAGGAACGCGTTGAGTCTCAGATGcaggaagagttgaaggcTGCTAAAGAAGAGGCTAAGAGAAAgattgaggaagaaaaggctcagttgagagagaagatcattagaagaaaaagggaagagaaagagaggaagcTCGAGGAAGCCAGAGAAGCtgaggagaggaagcaACGGGAGGAAG AGGAGGCTGCTCAGaaggctgaagaagaagcccGCGCTGCTGCGGCTCGTGAGGCTGAAGCTGCTGCCGCTGAACAACGTCGAGCCGAGCGTGAAGCTCAACGTCAATCAGACCTCGAACGTATCCGCGCTCAGCAAGaacgagaagaagaggctcTTCGTCGACGACAAGCCGAAAAAGCCGCAAGTGGCGGTGCCTACAGACCACCTGCTCGTGCTGGTGCCACTCCTCCGGCGGCTTCTCCAGCTCCTTCAAGTGGTGGTCCTTCATGGTTGGCTCGACGAAAGGCCATGGAGGCTCAAACCGGCGGCGCCCCTGTGGCCGGTTCACCCAAGCCAGTGCCTTCCGATTCTGCCGCGGCATCTGCTCCCGCGTCCAACGGCCCTGAGAGCATTGCCGGTGAACCTGAGAAACCCGCCTTAACTGGAAGTGTATGGAGGAGAGGTATGGGAGCGAGGAGGGGTATGCCTTCCACCAGAGGTGGGGCTTAG